The DNA window GGTGAAGGTGACGGTAAACGGTCTGAAAAATGTACTCAGCATCGACATTGATCCGGATCTGATCAAACCAGCCGACCGCGAAATGTTGCAGGACCTGATCGTAGCCGCCACAAACAAGGCCATTAGCGCTGTCGAAGTGAAAGCACGTGAACATCTGCGTCAGGCTACCGACGGGCTACTACCCAATATCCCCGGCATGAATCTCGACGGGCTGCTGTAAATCGGGTGGACGGAGCCGCTGCGGTTTTTCGCGCATACCGCCCTGGCTCCGTATCTTCACGGCGGAATTAATACCCCGCCAATCGCCATTTAGTGGATACCCTCGCAATAGTTGTTCTGAATTACAACGGTCTGCCATTTCTGCGCCGTTTTTTACCCGCACTCCTGGCGCAGGCCGACGGCCACCCTGTTTACGTAGCTGACAATGCCTCAACCGACGGGTCTGTATCCTGGCTGCGGCTACAATTTCCGGCCGTTCGGGTTATTCAGCTGGAAACCAACAATGGCTACGCAGGAGGGTACAATCAGGCGCTGGAACGAGTCAGGAGTGAATACGGTGGGGCTACCTACTATGCGCTGGTCAACTCCGATATTGAAGTTACACCCAACTGGATTGCGCCCGTACTTCAATTACTGGAAGGCGATTCAGCAATTGCTGCCTGTCAGCCAAAAATTCGGTCAGAGCAGCAGCGGGAGTCGTTTGAATACGCCGGTGCTGCCGGCGGCTATCTCGATTATTTAGGCTATGCGTTCTGCCGGGGCCGCGTGTTCGACGTGCTGGAACCCGACACCGGGCAGTACGACGACAATCGCCCTGTGTTCTGGGCTACCGGTGCCTGCCTGTTTGTGCGGGCCACTGTTTTCCACGAAACGGGCGGCTTCGATTCGGCTTTCTTCGCGCACATGGAGGAGATCGACTGGTGCTGGCGTGTACAGCGGCTGGGCTACTCCGTCTGGACCTGTGGCCAATCGACAGTATACCACGTTGGCGGTGGAACACTACACAAATCCAATCCGCACAAGACGCTGTTAAACCACCGCAACAGCCTGTACATGTTGTACAAAAACTGGCCTGCCGACGGCTGGTTTCTAAGCAAAGTATTCATGCGGTTGGTATTCGACGGCTTGTCGTCGGTGCTCTACCTTGCCGCCGGGCAATGGGGCGACATCGGGGCTGTGCTCAAAGCGCATGGCGCGTTCTACGGACATCTGCCTACCCTGAACAAGCAACGTCGCCAGCTAAAGCAACAGGAAAAGCAGCGGGCAAACTTATACGAACGAAGTCTGGTCTGGCAGTACTTTGGCAAAGGCCACCGTCGATTCAGTCAGCTGGACAAGTAAGTTACAACTCCCAGATAGTGGGGTGCGCGTGCCGACGCAGGTGTTTGTTCATCTCCAGCCAGAACGCCATAATCAGGTACAGTATAACCGGCGATCCCAGCGTTAGGAACGACGTGTATATAAAGTACAGCCGGATGCTGCTGGCTGAGATATTCATGCGTTCGCCCAGGATGCTGCAAACGCCGAACGCCTGTTTTTCAACGAAATACCGAAGTTTGTTCATAGCTGTTAGTGGAACGTACAAAACGTATAGACGTTAACGGTATTGCGCAAAGCTAACAAGGCTGTGCCGTACAATGTTTGCCGTTTAGAAAGAAATTCATACAGATTTACGTAAAAAGAGACAAAAAATTATTGCCAATCTATTGACATTGGAACAATTTCATTTATTTCGTATTTCAGGCTTGCCGGTGATTTCTAGTGGATTACCAGCTGCCTGAAACCGCAAAGTCCGTGCCGTGCCATTTAGGTGTTTCGTTGAAGTATGCTAGGTGCCAGTTCCGTGTCTTTTGTCAATCGCTAACCCTTTGTCCTTTTATTTATTAACTATTCAATTGTTTATGCAGACAGGTGTAGTAAAATTCTTCAACGAAAGCAAAGGCTACGGATTTATCGTTGAGGATGATTCAAACCGGGACATTTTTGTCCACGTTACAGGCCTGAATGGTATCACCATTCGGGAAAAAGACCGCGTTCAGTTTGAAGTTGTCGACGGTAAGAAAGGATTAAACGCCGTAAAAGTGAAGAAAATCGAGGGCGAATACTAGTCAACAGATGTCGCTTGTGCATATAAAAAGCCCGTCCGGATGCCAGACGGGCTTTTTCATTTATGGTAAAACAAAACTTGATAAAGCTAAGCCAGGTAATTGCCGATTCCGACAATGACGGAGGACAGGATCACGGTTAGTATACCAATACGAATGGTTCGCATAGTTGCCGCGTTCGAGCCTCTCCACTCGTGCAAATATAATCCCCAAAAACTGCTAAATGCAATAATAAAAGCCATATGTAGTGTCCAGCCGGAGAAGCGGTACTCGCCCATCTTGCTGTCGCCCATGCCGTAGAAGAAGAACTGAAAGTACCACGTAACCCCCGCAATCGCGCAGAACAGGATATTTCGGGCAATCGGAGCCGATAAATTACGGTAGTCCTTGTACGTCTGATTCTTCATATTCAGGTAGATCGACCAGATGGCGTTAGTGGTTAAACCGCCGAGCAGGATAATCACCAGCGGGGCGTTGTTCATGAACAGCGGATCGGCCCCGAAGCCAACGGCCCGCTCCGAAATCGACTGCCCGGCCGTCAGCCCGAAGGAGAAGCAGGCGCTCATAATGCCCGAAAATACGGCGACCATGAACCCTTTGCGCAGATCGAACTCGGCGATGGCGGCTTTCTTCTCGGCTTCCGGCTGTGTCTTTTCCTTCATCATCCCGGCTACCCCGCAGATCGTAATGCCGAGTACGCAAACGGCCAGCCCCGCCATGATGAACTGTCCCGACGTGGTACTGACAAGATTACCAAACTGCCCCAGCCAGATCGGCGGCACCAGCGTGCCGAACACGGCGCAAAGCCCCAGTACAACGGCCATACCCAGCGATAACCCCAGATAGCGCATCGACAGCCCGAAGGTCAGGCCGCCGAATCCCCAGAGCACGCCCCAGAAATACGTCCAGAGCAGCGTTTCGGTGGGCGTTTCGCGCAAAATCTGTAATAGGTGCGGTACGGTAAGTAGCCCGAGTACCCAGGGGGCAATTACCCAGGAAAAGATACCGCCAACGAGCCAGTAACTTTCCCAGGACCAGCTTTTTACCTGTTTGTAGGGTAGATAGAAACTGCCGGAAGCGAAGCCCCCCAGCGCATGCAAGACAACGCCCCAAATGACGGCCATAGGTTGTAGAACGGTTCAGGTTTAGGAATGGAATCAGAAGTAGAGAAACGAAAAAATGGGCTGCGCTACGCCGGTTTGTGCATCGGTGCGTCGACCGGGCGAAGCTGAACCAGATTGTCGGGTAGGGGCAGCGGGTTCCAGTTATCGTGAATTGCGAGGGCCGCACCGAGGGCGGTTGCCTGCGCGACCGATGCCGCCGAGACGTTTAGCTGCGGAAAGGCCGACGCCAGCAACGCCATATAAATCGGGTTTTTGCTGAATCCCCCATCAACGAAAATGCGGTCGACGGGGGAGCGGTGCAGTACCAGTTCAGTCGAGATGAGCTGCTGCGCTACGATGTCATGGATCAGTTGGTGGTACGCCTGTTCGTAGGTGTCGAAGTCAGTCAGGTCGCGCCGGATAAACGCCGACTGCACTAGCACGGCCGGTTGTTTGGTCGTTAGTGGGTCGGGGATGGGCTGCACCGGGCGGGTGGGTAGTTCATCGATCAGCGACGGGTCGTAGGGCACCTGTTTGTAGGTGTCGACGGGGACGCCGAAATGTGCGGCCAGTCGCTGCACCTGCTGTTCGTGTTCGTAACCGGCAAAGAGCCGCGATGCCTTCACCGGTTGGCCCTGATAGTTCAGGAAGCACAGGCAGTCGTATTGCAGTTCTTCGGCCGTCAGCGGCTGGGTATTGAACGGGTTCAGGCTAATGCACCACGTGCCCGTCGAGATAAGCACGAACGGTTCGCTGAAACTCGCCAGATACGGAATCAAAGCCGCCGACGAGTCGTGCAACCCGACGCCTACTTTCATCGGCTTGCCGTATACGACCGTATCCATCACCGCATTTCCCGGAAACAGCGGGGCCAGTTTCTGATCCAGTTGCTCGGCCGTAACCCAGCCGTGGTACTGCTGCCGGTCGAAATTCCACAGCGCGGTGTGGCACCCAATGCTGGTCAGGTCGGCGTGGAACTGCCCGGTAAACAGCGAACTCACGTACTGCGGTAAATGCAGCGCGTACCGCATCCTAGCGAATAAATCCGGCTTCTGATGGCGAATCCGGTACAGAGCCAGCCCCGAATTCAGATTTCCCAGCGCGGGCGATGCCGTTTCCACTGATACGCGTTCTTCCGGACCATACGCCAAATAAAATTGCCGCGACAGCTCGTCCGGGTAGGCTTTTAAATAATTGTACAAAGGCCCCACTGCCTGACCCTGCGCATCGACACAGACCAGACTCGCGCCGTAGGTCGAGAAATTCAGGGCCTTCACGTCGAACTGCGGCTTAGCCAATACATCCTGCAACGCCTGCTGTACCCAGTTCGTCAGGTGATCGACGTCTTCGCACGGGTCACCATCTTCGTCCACTGTTTCGACAAACTGCGTGCTCGTTTCCCAGACAATATTGTATTGCCGGTCGAAGAGAAACAGCTTCTTATTGGTCTTCCCAATATCAAAAACAGCGACGTGCATGGCCAATGATTGAGTGATTGAGTGATTAAATGATAGAATGACTGAACGATGTGGCTATTCTATCATTCAGTCACTCTATCATTCAATCATTCAGTTAGAGTCCCGTGGCGATGGATTTGGCTCCGCGCTCCTGAATGAGTTGGTCGCGGATGTTGAGGTTGCGGTAGAGGGCCAGGGGGTGTAAGGCACCACCCGCCCGGCGACGGGCTTCGGCCGCCAGTGGGCGAACGTCGGTGCGGAAGGCGTCCTGCAACAGTTCCTGCGCCTGCACGACGTCGTTGGCGTCGCGGGCGGCTTCCAGCGCGTCGCGGTCGACGAGCAGGGCCTGCGCGTAGGCGAGTTGGATGGCTTCGACGCTTTGTAACAGGTCTTCGAGCGGGTCTTTGACGTTGTGGCTCGCGTCGATCATCCAGCCGAGGTCGGTGGCGTGGTTCATGCCCCGCGCGTCCATCCCGCCGACGAGTTCGTTGAAAATCAGGAACAGTTGGTAGGGCTTGATGCTGCCTGCCGTCAGGTCGTCGTCGCCGTATTTCGAGTCGTTGAAATG is part of the Spirosoma rhododendri genome and encodes:
- a CDS encoding FGGY-family carbohydrate kinase, with protein sequence MHVAVFDIGKTNKKLFLFDRQYNIVWETSTQFVETVDEDGDPCEDVDHLTNWVQQALQDVLAKPQFDVKALNFSTYGASLVCVDAQGQAVGPLYNYLKAYPDELSRQFYLAYGPEERVSVETASPALGNLNSGLALYRIRHQKPDLFARMRYALHLPQYVSSLFTGQFHADLTSIGCHTALWNFDRQQYHGWVTAEQLDQKLAPLFPGNAVMDTVVYGKPMKVGVGLHDSSAALIPYLASFSEPFVLISTGTWCISLNPFNTQPLTAEELQYDCLCFLNYQGQPVKASRLFAGYEHEQQVQRLAAHFGVPVDTYKQVPYDPSLIDELPTRPVQPIPDPLTTKQPAVLVQSAFIRRDLTDFDTYEQAYHQLIHDIVAQQLISTELVLHRSPVDRIFVDGGFSKNPIYMALLASAFPQLNVSAASVAQATALGAALAIHDNWNPLPLPDNLVQLRPVDAPMHKPA
- a CDS encoding YbaB/EbfC family nucleoid-associated protein; amino-acid sequence: MNMMDMFGKMKEVQSRMKDAQQNLNAITETGDAGAGMVKVTVNGLKNVLSIDIDPDLIKPADREMLQDLIVAATNKAISAVEVKAREHLRQATDGLLPNIPGMNLDGLL
- a CDS encoding cold-shock protein, whose product is MQTGVVKFFNESKGYGFIVEDDSNRDIFVHVTGLNGITIREKDRVQFEVVDGKKGLNAVKVKKIEGEY
- a CDS encoding glycosyltransferase family 2 protein, which produces MDTLAIVVLNYNGLPFLRRFLPALLAQADGHPVYVADNASTDGSVSWLRLQFPAVRVIQLETNNGYAGGYNQALERVRSEYGGATYYALVNSDIEVTPNWIAPVLQLLEGDSAIAACQPKIRSEQQRESFEYAGAAGGYLDYLGYAFCRGRVFDVLEPDTGQYDDNRPVFWATGACLFVRATVFHETGGFDSAFFAHMEEIDWCWRVQRLGYSVWTCGQSTVYHVGGGTLHKSNPHKTLLNHRNSLYMLYKNWPADGWFLSKVFMRLVFDGLSSVLYLAAGQWGDIGAVLKAHGAFYGHLPTLNKQRRQLKQQEKQRANLYERSLVWQYFGKGHRRFSQLDK
- a CDS encoding PspC domain-containing protein; this translates as MNKLRYFVEKQAFGVCSILGERMNISASSIRLYFIYTSFLTLGSPVILYLIMAFWLEMNKHLRRHAHPTIWEL
- the rhaT gene encoding L-rhamnose/proton symporter RhaT; the encoded protein is MAVIWGVVLHALGGFASGSFYLPYKQVKSWSWESYWLVGGIFSWVIAPWVLGLLTVPHLLQILRETPTETLLWTYFWGVLWGFGGLTFGLSMRYLGLSLGMAVVLGLCAVFGTLVPPIWLGQFGNLVSTTSGQFIMAGLAVCVLGITICGVAGMMKEKTQPEAEKKAAIAEFDLRKGFMVAVFSGIMSACFSFGLTAGQSISERAVGFGADPLFMNNAPLVIILLGGLTTNAIWSIYLNMKNQTYKDYRNLSAPIARNILFCAIAGVTWYFQFFFYGMGDSKMGEYRFSGWTLHMAFIIAFSSFWGLYLHEWRGSNAATMRTIRIGILTVILSSVIVGIGNYLA